TTCGAGCCGAAGCCGTAGGAAAACCTGTCGGGCGTCGTCCCGCCGCCGCAGATCTGCGGCACCAGACCTTGAAACTCGCCGCTGTTGAACATGGCATCGACCACCGTCGCCAGGCTCACGCCGGAGTTCAATTGATTATAGAAATGATCGAAGCCGGCTTGATCCGGCTCGCGGTTCAGGATGCCTCGGTAGAGGGTCAGGACTTTCGCGGCGTTGTCGTAGCCCAGGTTGTTGTACTCGGCTGAAAGATAAACGCCCCGGCCCCAGGTCTTCAGGCGGCTGGCGTTGCAGCCGTTTTGCGTGAAGAAATTGACGGCGGCTTGATAGCCGCTGGCGTCAGGCGTTCGGCCCAGTGCCTCGGTATACATCTTAGCAATGAACTGGGTGGGAATGCCTGATTGCGCCGCCGTTGGCGATAACCAGAAGTTCGATGCTGCCGACAACCAGAAGGTTATGCTGAGCAACATCACTAGAAATCTCTTGCGCTGTGGTTTACGGGCCATCTTGGTACTCCTTTCGATCCGCTTTGCTTGAGTTAGCATTCTTAATCAACTTCGTGCCCGGTCGCGATGATGGAACGCCGCATCACGGCTTTGCCCATCAAGGCGGAATGCGGGCCGGTTTGCGCACGCAGACGGTGGCTTCGTCGGGCCGCAGGCGTCGGCGCTTGCCGGCCCATCTGTGCATGCGCAAAACGGGTCAAAAGCGGGTCGCAAAAATGTGATGGCTGGCCTGTTTGATCGTAAATTGATTTACAAAGGATTATTTAAGGTCGCCTCGACTGGCTGTGGTAGTGTCCGGTAGTGACATAATCGAGTGTTGCCTAATTCAGAGTATGTTTGAGTTGGGCATTACAGAGATAAGGAGACAGCGAGGCGCGGAGGATGCACCCGCAGACCCCCGCGCCTCGCTGTCTCCATGTTTCGTTCGCCTTGCCAGTGCTACTTTGCGTAATAGCCGCGACGCGTTCGCACTGCTGCGTCATTGCGATTGACCGTCACGCGCACACGGCGGAAAGTGCCGTCACGCTCGGCGTTCGTCGGGTAGTAGCCGATGCTGTAGACCGTGCGGATCGCCGCCGCCACCTGCTTATAAACGCCCGACAGGTCGCCGGCTTTCTCGGCTTTGAACATCTGGCCGCCGCTCACTTCGGACAGGCGTTGCAGTTGATCGCGCGCCACCGCGTAGGCTTCGCTCGACGAGTTGCCGCGCTCGAAGACTTCTTCGTACTCGGTGTCGAGGTAGACCGGGAAGACCATCACATCGGTCTCTTCGAGCCGCCGCGCCAACTGGTCAAACGAGACGCGCGACGGCAGCGGATTGTAGCGGTCGAGCGAACTGTCGACGCCATCGGTCATGACGACAATGGCGTTGCGTTGTCCTTTCGTGCCGCGCAGCGTATCAAACAGCGAGAACCACATCGCTTCATAGAACGACGTGCCGCCCGTTGACTCGGTGATCGCTTTGATGCGCCGCCGCAGCTCGTCGCGGTTGCCGGTCAGTTGCGAGATGACGCGAATCTCGTCCGTGAAGGTGACGACCGCCACTTTATCATTTGCGTCTAGCACGTCGAGAAACTTGAGCGCCGCCGACTTCACCACATCGAGCTTATCCTTGATCGAGCCGGAAAGGTCTAGCACCAGCACCAGATTGAAGGGCGCGGTTTGCGGGGCGAAGAATTCAATGCGCTGTCCCTGGCCATTCTCGGCTATCCCGAAATCCTCTTTCTTCAGGCTCGAAAGCGCCTGCCCCGAACGATTGGTCACCGAGACATTCAGATTGACCAGCGCCGATTTCAGCACAATGGCTTCTTCGTCGCCGTTTGTTGGGCTGGTTGCGCCAGCCGGTGACGCGCCATTGACCGGCGCATCGTCACCGTTGGCGCGATGCAACACCGGAGGCTCTGCGGCGTGGTTGCCGCGTGAAGCGATGGCCGGTGGCTCGTTGTCCGGTGCTTCAGGCAATGGGGTGCGCCGCTGCGCGGTGCCGCGCTGAAGGTCATAGTTTGAAGGGCGGCCCTGTGCGCTGCCAGTGGATAAGTCATCATTCGCCGCCGGCGCCGCAAAGGGGTCGTTGGGCTGTGAGTAGATCGGATTGCCGGCGTCACGCGAAGGCTTGAGCGCCGTGCCCGAAGGAATGATGCGAACGCGCAGGCCGCTGCTGCCGCTGCTCGTCTGTCTTTGCTGCACAGGCCGCGAGAATTTGCTGCCCTTGTATTCGGCAACCGAATCACTGGCGTTGTCTGACCCTGCGAAGTCAGCCATCGCGCTGCCGCCCGTCGCATTGGCCGCGTTCATATTCCCCGTTGCCGGCTGGGCCCCGGCAGACCAATCGGCATCACTCGCAACGTCCACACCGCCGCGCGCTGAACTGGCATCACGCGACGTTGACGCGCCGCCGAGCGAGGCTGATCCGCGCGATTGCGGCGGCCTGGTAAAAGAAGGAGGCTGGCCGGTGTTGGCCCTGGCGGTGGCTTGATCGCTCGCCGCGTTGGCACGGCGCATGGTGTCCATCGCCTTTGCCGCTTCGCTGATGTTCGCGCCGGGCGTCATCGTAATATTGCCCGCTTCGCTGTTCAGGATGATCGGAGCGCTGCCGCTGCCGAGCCGTCCTTCGATGGCCTGCGCGCCGCTGCGGGATGAAACGATCAGCGGCGCGGTCGAGCGCACCAGTCCGCGTGCCGTTCGCATGGAGACGGTCGCATCGTCATTGGCCGGAATTCGATACGCAATCGCGCCGCTCGTCGTCTGCACCACTGCGCCGGCGAGCGAGCCATTGATATCAACTGGCCACGCACCGGCAACGACTTGCACCTGGCTTCGACGCGGCACCGTCAGCGTCAGATCGATGCGGCCCGGGCGGGCCGTTTGCCGGCATTGAACCGTGATCGTGTTTTGTATGCCCATGAGCAGTAATTCGTTAGGGTCGAGCGGAGAGCCGGCGGGCGAGCGTTTTTCGGCAACGACGCGCACCGTCGGCATCTCCCATACTTCGATGCGGATTGCGCCTCGCATATTCTCGATCCGCACAAGGCCATCGGCGTTAAAATCAAAAGATTCGATGCGCATCGCGCTTGCCTGGGCACTGGCATATGGGTGATTGATAACGAGAATTGCCAAGCAGAGCAACGCCACAACCAGAGTCATTCGACGTTGCCGGGCGGGAGCTAGATTAAACATAGACTGCCTCCAATACTGCACAGTGAAGGACGAATTGATCGTCGCTGCTACAAGTCCACAACGAACGCGAACCGAAACGGTGCCTACCGAAGATTGTCTGACAGGCATGAATTGGAGTCAATCAAAGGTGCGCTCACCCATTCAGGTGAGGGAGGAAAAGGGGCCGGGGGTCGGGGGTCGGGGGGTCTGGGGCCAGGAAGCAGGAGGCAGGCGATCTTTAAGCTCCGCTAGGAGCGTGATGTTTATAGTCATCAAGGCGCTTAAACACTCAAGCCCCGTAGGGGCGCAATCGCGACATTGCGCTCCTACGGGGCTACGTCCTGTTCGATCTCTGTAACTATAAACATCGCGTCCCTACGGGACTGCCTCGTGCTTCCTGCTTCCCGGCCCCTATCGGCTATTCCGTGTGCGAGGGCGATCCGACCTCCCGAGCATTGTATCCGCGGCGGTGGCGCACGGCGATGTCGTCGCGGTTCTTGACACTGATGCGAATCGAGCGGTAGCCGCCATTCGACAGCGAATTCTTCGGGTAGTAGCTGACCACATAAACGTGGCGCAGCTCGTCGGCGATGCGCGACGCCAGGCCGCTCATGTCGCTGACGCGCTCCGCGTCAAAGACCGGCCCGCCGCCGGCTTCAGTGATGTCCTTCATGAAATCTTTGCCGCCCCAGTGGCGCCCGCCGCCATTGCCACCGCCGCCACCACCATAAGGCCCATTCCGGCGCGAGCGCGGCCACGGGATAGGCAGCGGCAGTTGAATGCCGGGCCAGGGTCCACGCGGGAAGGGATTGCGTGGCCACGAGCCGCCATAGCCGCCGCCGCCACCGCCAGCCCCCGGATAGCGCAATCCATAAACCAGCACGTCAGACTCGGTGACGATATTGATGGCGTCGTCGTAATCCACGCGATGGCTGGTCGTGTCTTCGCCATCAGAGAACAGGATCAGCGCCTTGCGGCCTTCAATGCCGCGCAGCCGCCGCGCCACGGTTTCATATACGGCTTCGTAGACGCTCGTGCCTGAGCCCGTTCGCACACGGCGAATCGCCCATTCAAGCTCTTGCCGGTTGCTCGTAAAATCAGTCAGAAAGTTGATGTTGCGATCAAACGACGCCACCAATACGCGATCCTGCGGGCGCAGTTGCCGCACAAAAGCCAGCGCGGCATCCTGAATGCCTTCGATGTTGCCTTCGACGCTCGGACTGACATCGAGCAGGAGGGCGACGTTAAACGGCACCTCTTCGCTGCCGAACGAAGCGACCTCTTGCTGCACGCCGTCTTCGTAAAGCACGAAATCATCTTTGTTCAAGCGCGGGATGTAGCGGCCAGAGCGGTCGCTGACGACAATCGGAATATTGACCAGCGTCGATTCCAGCTTGATGACCTGATCCTGGCCGTCGTCAGCCGATTGGGTGGTAGGCGGCGGGTTGTTTCGCCGGTCATTTTGTTGCTGGTAATCGGGCGCGCTCCGGTCATCTTGTGGGTCGGACGGGCGGTGCAAGGTTGGCCGCCGGTCGCGGTTGCGGCCCGATGAATCGGGATCATTGCTGAAAACCGAATCATCCCCCTGGCGGTCCGTGGAGCCTTGCCTTGACGTGCCGGTGCGACTGTCCGAGGCCGACGGGCGTTGCAGCACGGGCGGGCCGGACGAGCGCGAGCTTGACGAAGGTGGCGCATCGGTTGAACGCGACGAGCGGGTTGAAGGCGGTGTGCGCGTATCACGCGCAGCCGGCGGCTCGCTGCGGTCTGTAGTGGATGAGGTGTCCGGGTCGGCCTTCATCGGCGGACGATCAAACGGCGGCGGCTCAGGCTTTTTGGCCGGCGTTTGCGAACCCGCTTTCTGCGTTGACTGGCCGGCATTCGCGGTAATCGTCGGCATTAACGAGACGGCGAATGCCAAAATGAGCAGCGATGCGAGAAATGACCGAAGCGACTTGCGGCACATATTGAAACTCCGTTAGCTTGAATTCGGCGGCGTGTGTTGCCCGCGTGGCCAGGTCGTCGAGCAGCCGGGAACTCTACAACTTTTGCTCCACGGCTCAGACCCACGGAGTTGGATGTTTTGAAATCGCGTGCGCGTGGCCTGAGTCCCAAAGAATCTTACGGGCAATGGCGAGGTTTGTCTATCGCCCTTGCCCGCCTGCCGGTGGCGCTGAGAGAATTCAATCTTCACCCATTCTGCAAGAGACGATTATGACAGAGATACTGAACCAGATTGAATCAATTGACGAACTGAACCAGGCGCTTGAAGAATCAAGCGCGCGGCCCGTCTTACTCTTCAAGCACAGCCTGACCTGTCCCATCAGCGCGCGCGCCTACAGGGAGTTTCAAAGCTATCTGGAAAACGCCGAGCCGCGGGTCAGCTATCACCTGATCACCGTGCAGACGGCGCGCGCCGCATCGAACGAAACGGCGGCGCGGCTGCACGTCAGGCACGAGTCGCCGCAAGCCATTCTGGTGCGCGACGGGCGCGAGGTTTGGAACGCCTCGCACTTTGACATCACCGCCGCGAGGCTCGCCGAGGTGATTAAAGCTCAGCTCTCATAGCTCACATTGC
The genomic region above belongs to Blastocatellia bacterium and contains:
- a CDS encoding VWA domain-containing protein, giving the protein MRIESFDFNADGLVRIENMRGAIRIEVWEMPTVRVVAEKRSPAGSPLDPNELLLMGIQNTITVQCRQTARPGRIDLTLTVPRRSQVQVVAGAWPVDINGSLAGAVVQTTSGAIAYRIPANDDATVSMRTARGLVRSTAPLIVSSRSGAQAIEGRLGSGSAPIILNSEAGNITMTPGANISEAAKAMDTMRRANAASDQATARANTGQPPSFTRPPQSRGSASLGGASTSRDASSARGGVDVASDADWSAGAQPATGNMNAANATGGSAMADFAGSDNASDSVAEYKGSKFSRPVQQRQTSSGSSGLRVRIIPSGTALKPSRDAGNPIYSQPNDPFAAPAANDDLSTGSAQGRPSNYDLQRGTAQRRTPLPEAPDNEPPAIASRGNHAAEPPVLHRANGDDAPVNGASPAGATSPTNGDEEAIVLKSALVNLNVSVTNRSGQALSSLKKEDFGIAENGQGQRIEFFAPQTAPFNLVLVLDLSGSIKDKLDVVKSAALKFLDVLDANDKVAVVTFTDEIRVISQLTGNRDELRRRIKAITESTGGTSFYEAMWFSLFDTLRGTKGQRNAIVVMTDGVDSSLDRYNPLPSRVSFDQLARRLEETDVMVFPVYLDTEYEEVFERGNSSSEAYAVARDQLQRLSEVSGGQMFKAEKAGDLSGVYKQVAAAIRTVYSIGYYPTNAERDGTFRRVRVTVNRNDAAVRTRRGYYAK
- a CDS encoding VWA domain-containing protein, with the translated sequence MPTITANAGQSTQKAGSQTPAKKPEPPPFDRPPMKADPDTSSTTDRSEPPAARDTRTPPSTRSSRSTDAPPSSSSRSSGPPVLQRPSASDSRTGTSRQGSTDRQGDDSVFSNDPDSSGRNRDRRPTLHRPSDPQDDRSAPDYQQQNDRRNNPPPTTQSADDGQDQVIKLESTLVNIPIVVSDRSGRYIPRLNKDDFVLYEDGVQQEVASFGSEEVPFNVALLLDVSPSVEGNIEGIQDAALAFVRQLRPQDRVLVASFDRNINFLTDFTSNRQELEWAIRRVRTGSGTSVYEAVYETVARRLRGIEGRKALILFSDGEDTTSHRVDYDDAINIVTESDVLVYGLRYPGAGGGGGGYGGSWPRNPFPRGPWPGIQLPLPIPWPRSRRNGPYGGGGGGNGGGRHWGGKDFMKDITEAGGGPVFDAERVSDMSGLASRIADELRHVYVVSYYPKNSLSNGGYRSIRISVKNRDDIAVRHRRGYNAREVGSPSHTE
- the ytxJ gene encoding bacillithiol system redox-active protein YtxJ encodes the protein MTEILNQIESIDELNQALEESSARPVLLFKHSLTCPISARAYREFQSYLENAEPRVSYHLITVQTARAASNETAARLHVRHESPQAILVRDGREVWNASHFDITAARLAEVIKAQLS